The following proteins are encoded in a genomic region of Bacteroidota bacterium:
- a CDS encoding response regulator has translation MRAIFYSIICLSIFVFQQTTVFAKKSRNVDSLKTELRMASETEKIEILNKLADAAYRNSNNKLVVSYHKNAIDLSENMGNDLKIGEENLKLGLFYYTEEIYDSALFYLSHALNRTEKAKNDDANKSKLQMAEILNLKGNINMRYFADYEQSLSIFINQLKIGEEIDNQKIIAIAYNNLGFCFRFLKNHKQALKYFTQSVGIAKANNENAILISSLNESANMALFKKEYSKSLKLRKEALEIAKKTKNRQSENFIIHDIGNHYSIVKDYQKALTYFFKFLKSQKKSKNYKFLSTVYHNISKVYLNIKQYENALKYQKLSLESAERGSLLAEEKVAIENFAEICYKMKDYRKAYQYQKKFIELNDSIYKVEQVKQISEMQTKYEAKKNKEEIEFLSEENEIQRNFGYLLILSSILLLLLIVLVFSRYISKRKANKGLKLKNLEIEKAKEEAIKANHAKSQFLANMSHEIRTPMNAIIGFTDLLNTQITNKKQLSYLDSIKSAGNGLVTLINDILDLSKIEAGKMTVEYQAVNPFSLFNEIKQMFALKMLDKNLEFVVDLAPDIPNKLLLDETRLRQVLFNLIGNAVKFTEMGFVKFKVNKILSEKNKSTLDLIITIQDSGIGIRKDQLKDIFKSFTQQSGQSVKQFGGTGLGLTITKRLLDIMDGEISVESELKKGSKFEVVLKDVLIASKEIGKGVKEKINFDIVSFSKGKILVVDENDVNRTLIDEFFKNTNVRIFQAENAIDGIEIAKKQNPDLIFMDLKMPVLDGFEATKRIKSDDKIKNIPVVALSASVMEGDLTKIKKIGFDGFVMKPAQMNDILEEASKFIKFTKKKAEETTAREVQESRSSGGVSQEIISQLENEILEEWEEIKKDHFIHEILDFAKKIQDMGTINSINLLEEYGASLALFAESFDIENMDITLNSFPEFIEDIKKL, from the coding sequence ATGCGAGCAATTTTTTATAGTATCATTTGCCTTTCAATTTTTGTTTTTCAGCAGACAACTGTTTTTGCAAAAAAAAGTCGAAATGTTGATAGCTTGAAAACTGAACTGAGAATGGCTTCCGAAACCGAAAAAATCGAAATCCTAAATAAATTAGCAGATGCTGCCTACAGAAATTCTAACAACAAATTGGTAGTTTCATATCATAAAAATGCAATAGATCTATCTGAAAATATGGGGAATGATTTAAAAATTGGAGAAGAAAACCTAAAATTAGGATTGTTTTATTATACAGAAGAAATTTATGATTCTGCCTTATTTTATTTAAGCCATGCACTAAATCGTACTGAAAAAGCAAAAAACGATGATGCCAATAAATCAAAGTTGCAAATGGCTGAAATATTAAATTTGAAGGGCAATATTAATATGAGGTATTTTGCCGACTACGAGCAATCATTGTCCATTTTCATTAATCAATTAAAAATTGGTGAGGAAATTGACAATCAGAAAATTATAGCAATTGCCTACAATAACTTAGGCTTTTGTTTTCGATTTTTGAAAAATCACAAGCAAGCCTTGAAATATTTTACGCAATCTGTCGGAATAGCAAAAGCTAATAACGAGAATGCGATTTTGATTAGCTCCCTTAACGAATCTGCAAATATGGCTTTATTCAAAAAAGAATATAGTAAGTCGCTAAAATTGAGAAAAGAAGCATTAGAAATAGCAAAAAAAACTAAAAACAGACAATCAGAAAATTTCATAATTCACGATATTGGCAATCATTATTCAATTGTAAAAGATTATCAAAAAGCACTAACATATTTCTTCAAATTTTTGAAAAGCCAAAAAAAATCGAAAAATTATAAGTTTTTATCAACGGTTTATCATAATATTTCAAAAGTATATCTAAATATTAAGCAATACGAAAACGCCCTTAAATATCAAAAACTATCCTTAGAATCAGCAGAAAGGGGAAGCTTATTGGCAGAAGAAAAAGTTGCTATTGAAAATTTTGCTGAAATCTGTTATAAAATGAAGGACTATAGAAAAGCCTACCAATATCAAAAAAAGTTTATAGAGCTGAATGATTCAATTTATAAAGTAGAGCAGGTAAAACAAATCAGCGAAATGCAAACTAAATATGAAGCGAAAAAAAATAAGGAAGAAATAGAATTTCTTTCAGAGGAAAACGAAATTCAGAGAAATTTTGGTTATTTATTAATCTTATCCTCAATTTTACTTTTATTGTTAATCGTATTAGTTTTCAGCAGATATATTTCTAAACGAAAAGCCAACAAAGGCTTGAAACTCAAGAATTTGGAAATAGAAAAAGCTAAAGAAGAAGCCATAAAAGCCAATCATGCTAAAAGTCAATTTTTGGCCAACATGAGCCACGAAATTAGAACCCCTATGAATGCAATTATTGGTTTCACTGATTTGTTGAATACTCAAATCACCAATAAAAAACAACTCTCATATTTAGATTCAATAAAATCGGCAGGGAACGGGCTTGTAACCCTGATAAACGACATTTTAGACCTTTCAAAAATCGAGGCTGGAAAAATGACGGTAGAATATCAGGCAGTGAATCCTTTTTCGCTTTTCAACGAAATAAAACAAATGTTTGCTTTAAAAATGTTGGATAAGAATCTTGAATTTGTAGTTGATCTTGCCCCCGATATTCCCAACAAACTTTTGTTAGACGAAACTCGTTTGCGTCAGGTTTTATTCAACTTGATAGGTAATGCGGTGAAATTTACCGAAATGGGCTTCGTGAAATTTAAAGTAAACAAAATTCTTAGCGAGAAAAACAAATCAACATTAGACCTAATTATTACAATTCAAGATTCGGGAATTGGAATTCGTAAAGATCAGCTTAAAGATATTTTTAAATCGTTTACCCAACAAAGCGGGCAGAGTGTAAAACAATTTGGAGGAACAGGATTGGGACTTACCATAACCAAACGATTGTTGGACATAATGGATGGTGAAATTTCTGTTGAAAGTGAACTTAAAAAAGGAAGTAAATTTGAAGTTGTTCTGAAGGATGTTTTAATAGCCAGCAAGGAAATCGGAAAAGGAGTAAAAGAAAAAATCAATTTCGATATAGTTAGTTTTTCAAAAGGAAAAATACTTGTGGTGGACGAAAATGATGTCAATCGAACATTGATTGATGAGTTTTTCAAAAATACAAATGTGAGGATTTTTCAAGCAGAAAATGCAATTGACGGTATAGAAATTGCCAAAAAACAAAATCCCGATTTGATTTTTATGGATTTGAAAATGCCTGTACTTGATGGTTTTGAGGCTACAAAAAGAATCAAATCCGATGATAAAATTAAAAACATTCCGGTTGTAGCCTTAAGTGCATCTGTTATGGAGGGCGATCTAACAAAAATAAAGAAAATTGGTTTTGATGGTTTTGTTATGAAACCGGCTCAAATGAATGATATTTTAGAGGAGGCAAGCAAATTTATTAAGTTTACCAAAAAGAAAGCAGAAGAAACAACAGCCAGGGAAGTTCAGGAAAGTCGGAGTTCGGGCGGAGTTTCGCAAGAAATCATTAGTCAATTAGAAAATGAAATTCTTGAGGAATGGGAAGAGATTAAAAAAGATCATTTTATTCATGAAATTTTAGATTTTGCAAAAAAAATCCAAGATATGGGGACTATAAACTCAATAAATCTACTTGAAGAATATGGAGCAAGTCTGGCTCTTTTTGCCGAAAGTTTCGATATAGAAAATATGGATATAACTCTTAATAGTTTTCCTGAATTTATTGAGGACATTAAAAAATTGTGA
- a CDS encoding PAS domain S-box protein produces MSKDIQQKVSFKRFRYRINNTSGLILLIFLLISFYLVFGIFQKSIQKSYQNSGETIFEMFKSKISYEIESFYCSNNENLTINEISRFINSKFNTDSIQNIVNKYISGAVLFSANYTLYFNTIDENLKNQLSFFKENNSSEGELVVYNNQQYLLFSDEIELNLRLPETNTNFDNRIVHIPDNHAKLYLFLSVVEFSETIFKARNLLIIIFASCLLLFVIINNFVLKWNFLSLHSIAKAVQSLIKGDYSARVNVKKQNELRSLSELVDKLAIEFENKFSEISSHKSISDKATYGVAITNMNGKIVYINQFFADVLGFDIEEIINNYFASYMSKEQLITLEEVNDNLINLETQPIREISYKNITGKEIPVLLNSSIVKGKDTEPAFFAYTIIDINERKKAEEELRQSEKFLNTIIKNLPNMLFIKDARDLRFVSINKAGEDLLGYSKEELLGRNDYDFFPKSEADFFFRNDKLVIARRTLKDIPFEKVTTKNKGKRILHTKKIPLFDDKGVPKFILGISEDVTEYKKAEYKLKNQAKFEKIISRISTSFINSPFEEIDVAINFAIRMIGRFLKVDRTHIFLYSKDAKKMKNTHEWCSKGVESQKERLSNVAVEEFAWINNIILSGHIFLINDIEMLPNAANFDKETLRDFNVKALLNVPIKLKEKIIGFLGVENLKIQREWTDENIVFLKLISELIVNALQRKEASESLKRMNEELESRVKERTSKLNKINKDLIVAKEQAEAATKAKSEFLANMSHEIRTPMNAIIGFTDLLSTLITDKKHRLYIESIISSSKNLLRLINDILDLSKIEAGKLELQFSIVDIIDICNDIKQTFSIKIEEKKLDFILDIEKNIPKAIIIDDVRLRQILYNIVGNAIKFTNDGKIIMSMRSLVRSKNTIDLIFSIEDTGIGISESQKDIIYESFKQQEGQNTKKFGGSGLGLSITKNLIEMMDGSIQMESKVNKGSKFVITFYNISIESNIDINENEDYFDYELIDFHNAKMLIVDDIAHNRNLVKGIFENTNVKIVEAEDGQQAIDFISVYKPDLILMDIRMPVMDGYKATEKIKSNPKTASIPIIALTASILKNEISKLSEVGFDDVLFKPIKISSIYGKLVKYLKYSTKEKKSENSNYSKNNVQIETISNEIKAQLPELIKQLEDELLPRWEPIVQNHFIHDIIEFAKEIIDLGSKYKMQLIERYGDELILYSESFDIENLDKTLHEFPNIIKKLKKMC; encoded by the coding sequence ATGAGTAAAGATATACAGCAAAAAGTTTCATTCAAAAGATTTCGATATAGAATAAATAATACTTCCGGCTTAATACTATTGATATTTCTTTTGATTTCGTTTTATTTAGTTTTTGGGATTTTTCAAAAATCGATTCAAAAGTCATATCAAAATTCAGGTGAAACAATTTTTGAAATGTTTAAATCTAAAATATCATACGAGATTGAAAGTTTTTATTGTTCAAATAACGAAAACCTCACAATTAATGAAATTTCCAGATTTATAAATTCTAAATTTAATACAGATTCAATTCAAAATATTGTTAACAAATACATATCTGGGGCTGTTTTATTCTCAGCTAATTATACTTTATATTTTAACACAATTGATGAAAATTTGAAAAATCAACTTTCTTTTTTTAAAGAAAACAATTCTTCAGAAGGCGAATTAGTAGTGTATAATAATCAGCAGTATTTGCTTTTTTCTGACGAAATAGAGCTAAATCTTCGACTCCCAGAAACCAATACAAATTTCGACAATAGAATTGTTCATATTCCTGACAATCATGCAAAACTATATTTGTTTCTATCAGTAGTGGAATTTTCCGAAACCATTTTTAAAGCACGCAATTTGTTGATTATTATTTTTGCTTCTTGTCTTTTGCTTTTTGTAATTATCAATAATTTTGTTTTAAAATGGAATTTCTTGTCTTTACACTCCATTGCAAAAGCTGTTCAAAGCCTTATAAAAGGCGATTATTCGGCAAGAGTTAATGTGAAAAAACAAAACGAACTTAGAAGCTTATCAGAACTGGTTGATAAATTAGCCATTGAATTTGAGAATAAATTCAGTGAAATCAGCAGCCATAAATCTATTTCAGATAAGGCAACATATGGGGTAGCAATAACCAATATGAACGGGAAAATAGTTTATATAAATCAATTTTTTGCCGATGTTTTAGGATTTGATATAGAAGAAATCATTAACAATTATTTTGCTTCATATATGTCTAAAGAACAGTTGATTACACTTGAAGAAGTAAATGATAATTTAATAAATCTGGAAACTCAACCAATTAGAGAAATTTCATATAAAAACATTACAGGAAAGGAAATTCCGGTACTTCTCAACAGCAGTATAGTAAAAGGAAAAGACACGGAGCCTGCATTTTTTGCTTATACAATTATTGATATTAACGAAAGGAAGAAGGCAGAAGAAGAATTAAGACAAAGCGAAAAGTTCTTAAATACAATCATAAAGAACTTACCAAATATGCTTTTTATAAAAGATGCCAGAGATTTGCGTTTTGTAAGCATAAATAAGGCTGGAGAAGACCTTCTTGGGTATTCGAAAGAAGAACTGCTTGGCAGAAACGACTACGATTTTTTCCCAAAAAGCGAAGCCGATTTTTTCTTCCGAAACGACAAATTGGTTATTGCTCGCCGAACTTTGAAAGATATACCCTTTGAAAAAGTAACAACAAAAAATAAAGGAAAAAGAATATTACACACAAAAAAAATCCCATTATTTGATGATAAGGGTGTTCCAAAATTCATATTAGGAATTTCTGAAGATGTAACAGAATACAAAAAGGCTGAATATAAATTAAAGAATCAAGCAAAATTTGAGAAGATAATATCCCGAATCTCAACAAGCTTCATCAACTCGCCTTTCGAAGAAATTGATGTTGCAATAAATTTTGCAATAAGAATGATAGGGCGATTTCTTAAAGTTGATAGAACTCACATCTTTTTATATTCTAAGGATGCCAAAAAAATGAAAAATACTCACGAATGGTGTTCAAAAGGAGTTGAATCGCAGAAAGAAAGATTGTCGAATGTAGCGGTTGAAGAATTTGCATGGATAAACAATATTATTTTGTCAGGACATATTTTTCTTATCAACGACATTGAAATGCTGCCAAATGCTGCAAACTTCGATAAAGAAACTTTAAGAGACTTCAATGTAAAGGCTCTGTTGAATGTACCTATCAAATTGAAAGAAAAAATTATTGGTTTTCTCGGTGTTGAAAACCTAAAAATACAAAGAGAATGGACAGACGAAAACATAGTATTTTTGAAGCTTATTAGCGAATTGATAGTTAATGCACTGCAACGAAAAGAAGCCTCAGAATCTTTGAAACGCATGAACGAAGAACTGGAAAGTAGGGTGAAGGAGAGGACTTCAAAACTAAACAAAATAAACAAAGACCTAATAGTGGCAAAAGAACAAGCCGAAGCTGCTACAAAAGCAAAAAGTGAATTTCTGGCAAACATGAGTCACGAAATCCGAACGCCGATGAATGCCATTATCGGCTTCACCGACCTGCTTAGTACATTAATCACCGATAAAAAACATAGGTTATATATCGAATCTATCATCTCAAGTAGTAAAAATCTTTTAAGGCTAATAAACGACATTCTTGATTTGTCTAAAATTGAAGCCGGAAAACTCGAACTGCAATTTTCAATAGTTGATATTATAGATATTTGCAACGACATCAAGCAAACTTTCTCAATAAAAATAGAAGAAAAGAAACTTGATTTTATTTTAGATATTGAAAAAAATATTCCAAAGGCAATTATTATTGACGATGTAAGACTCAGACAAATTTTATATAACATAGTTGGAAATGCAATAAAATTTACCAACGATGGAAAAATTATAATGTCTATGCGAAGCTTAGTAAGAAGTAAAAATACTATAGATCTCATTTTCTCAATCGAAGACACCGGAATTGGAATTTCAGAAAGTCAAAAAGACATTATTTACGAATCGTTCAAACAGCAGGAAGGACAAAATACGAAAAAATTTGGAGGCTCTGGCTTAGGACTTTCTATTACTAAAAATCTAATTGAGATGATGGACGGCTCCATTCAGATGGAAAGCAAAGTAAACAAGGGAAGTAAATTTGTTATCACTTTTTATAATATTTCAATTGAATCGAATATTGATATTAATGAAAATGAAGACTACTTTGATTATGAATTGATTGATTTTCACAATGCCAAAATGCTTATAGTAGATGACATTGCACATAATAGAAATTTAGTAAAAGGAATTTTTGAAAATACTAATGTGAAAATTGTTGAAGCCGAAGATGGACAGCAGGCGATCGACTTTATTTCTGTTTACAAACCGGATTTAATTTTAATGGATATCAGAATGCCAGTAATGGACGGATACAAGGCAACAGAAAAAATTAAGTCAAATCCAAAAACTGCATCAATTCCGATTATTGCACTCACTGCATCTATTTTGAAAAACGAAATATCAAAATTGTCAGAAGTAGGTTTCGACGATGTATTGTTTAAGCCAATAAAAATTTCATCTATTTATGGCAAATTAGTAAAGTACTTGAAGTATTCTACTAAGGAAAAAAAATCTGAGAATAGCAATTACAGCAAGAACAATGTGCAAATAGAGACAATTTCTAATGAGATAAAGGCTCAATTGCCTGAATTGATAAAACAATTAGAAGACGAATTGTTGCCACGCTGGGAACCGATAGTTCAAAACCACTTTATTCACGACATTATTGAATTCGCCAAAGAGATAATAGATTTGGGTAGCAAATATAAAATGCAATTAATTGAAAGATATGGAGACGAACTAATTTTATACTCAGAAAGTTTCGACATTGAAAATCTGGATAAAACATTGCACGAATTTCCAAATATTATTAAAAAACTCAAGAAGATGTGCTAA
- a CDS encoding MogA/MoaB family molybdenum cofactor biosynthesis protein, whose product MSHKNIKQIPNLEILVVTLSDRAYSGEYDDRSGPIIQKTVEEYFAEKNWKFQVKTKLIPDSAENLELIITDAKNKYNIIFTTGGTGIGPRDITVDTIKPMLKMEIPGIMELIRVKYGQNIPNAILSRSIAGIVGKSLIYTLPGSVKAVKEYMYEINKTLEHLLFMQYGVDVH is encoded by the coding sequence ATGAGTCATAAAAATATTAAGCAAATTCCCAACTTAGAAATTCTTGTCGTAACTTTATCTGACAGAGCTTATAGCGGCGAGTATGATGACAGGAGTGGGCCAATAATACAAAAAACTGTTGAAGAATATTTTGCTGAAAAGAATTGGAAATTTCAAGTTAAAACAAAACTTATTCCTGATTCTGCTGAAAATTTAGAGCTTATAATTACTGATGCGAAAAACAAATACAATATAATTTTCACAACCGGAGGAACAGGCATTGGACCACGCGACATAACAGTTGACACAATAAAACCTATGCTGAAAATGGAGATTCCTGGAATTATGGAACTTATCCGTGTAAAATATGGGCAAAATATTCCTAATGCTATACTTAGCCGAAGTATTGCAGGAATTGTTGGCAAATCATTGATTTACACTCTTCCGGGAAGTGTAAAAGCGGTAAAAGAATATATGTATGAAATTAACAAAACCCTTGAACATCTGCTATTTATGCAGTATGGAGTTGATGTTCATTAA
- the moaC gene encoding cyclic pyranopterin monophosphate synthase MoaC: MGNLSHTDEQGKANMVDVGNKIDQNRTARAEGFIRLNKECIQLIKENELKKGDVLTISEIAGIQGAKQTSSLIPLCHPLQITKIDVKSILKENGVLVKSFAKCIGKTGIEMEALTAVNIALLTVYDMCKAVDKNMVIEKISLKEKIKI; the protein is encoded by the coding sequence ATGGGGAATTTAAGTCATACAGATGAGCAAGGCAAAGCTAATATGGTTGATGTTGGAAACAAAATAGATCAAAACAGAACAGCAAGAGCCGAAGGTTTTATAAGATTAAACAAAGAATGCATTCAGTTGATTAAGGAAAATGAGCTTAAAAAAGGCGATGTATTAACAATTTCGGAAATTGCCGGCATTCAAGGAGCAAAACAAACAAGTAGCCTTATTCCATTGTGCCACCCGCTACAAATAACAAAAATTGATGTCAAATCTATTTTGAAAGAAAATGGAGTTTTGGTAAAAAGTTTTGCAAAATGTATTGGCAAAACAGGAATTGAAATGGAAGCACTGACTGCTGTTAATATTGCTTTACTCACGGTTTACGATATGTGTAAAGCTGTAGATAAAAATATGGTAATTGAAAAAATATCCTTAAAAGAAAAAATCAAAATTTGA
- a CDS encoding tetratricopeptide repeat protein, whose amino-acid sequence MKKKHKPKKHILKNKETVDNTKFSKNLPVYIIILIFTFLLYGNTLTHDYVLDDAIVVTQNDFTLDGIDGIPAIMKTELFHGFFGRQKDLVAGGRYRPLSLVTFAIECELILGSPFKNLDEEKIKRKLDGTKKKLITTSRTLQKDLFGTLNIEDDETRLKYQKVYLEKSKKLNSREIKAISQNLEEMRTSRNTLVFVSHFVNVLLYAITGAVLYTILLLFFVGKQNTTLDKKNWFKSIPFIATILFIAHPIHTEVIANIKGRDEILSLLLSLLTLLISFRYLETKKFKFLIYSFIVFLLALLSKENTITFFAIIPFAIHFFTETPLKKNLITIAPMLIATIIFFSIRQSILSSATNMEVTELMNNPFMGSTFAEKYATIIYTLGLYLKLLIFPHPLTFDYYPFHLPFFDYIENGQKLLNWTDFRAIVSLLVYAALGYLAISGLKTKKVVSFGIWYYIATLSIASNILFPIGVFMNERFVYSSSIGFIIIVAYLLVEKLPNIIKSPNVYKTSMIAFLSLVFLLYSIKSITRNRAWKDDLTLFTTDVEVSYRSAKSTTSAGGKLTEEAQKYPITKDMNPKLKVEYEQTRKEMLEPAIKYLNQAIDIHPTYVNAILLLGNAHYELNKNYDSALFYYEEILRINPNYDLAYKNAINILSKNDDTDYCIGAYKSILEINSKLFEINYNLGSLYGKKKNDIPNSIKYLEAAVKIRPNSSEANKDLGVAYGFAGNFQKSIEYLEKAIRVDPNDAQLYINLGINYRQIGQTEKAQECFTKAGQLDPKYRQ is encoded by the coding sequence ATGAAAAAGAAGCATAAGCCCAAAAAGCATATCCTTAAAAATAAAGAAACGGTAGATAATACAAAGTTTTCTAAAAATTTGCCTGTTTATATCATTATCCTGATTTTCACTTTTTTATTGTATGGAAATACTCTGACACACGATTATGTTCTTGACGATGCAATTGTTGTTACGCAAAACGATTTTACATTAGATGGCATAGATGGAATTCCTGCAATTATGAAAACCGAACTGTTTCATGGTTTTTTTGGCAGACAAAAAGATTTGGTTGCAGGCGGTAGATACCGGCCTCTTTCGTTGGTAACTTTTGCAATAGAATGCGAGTTAATTTTGGGAAGCCCATTTAAAAATCTTGATGAAGAAAAAATTAAACGAAAGCTTGACGGAACAAAAAAGAAGCTAATAACCACCTCCAGAACTCTGCAAAAAGATCTTTTTGGCACACTAAATATTGAAGACGATGAAACCCGTCTCAAATATCAAAAAGTTTATCTCGAAAAATCGAAAAAACTAAATTCGCGGGAAATAAAAGCCATTTCTCAAAATCTTGAAGAAATGCGAACTAGCCGCAATACATTGGTTTTTGTAAGTCATTTTGTGAATGTCCTATTGTACGCAATAACTGGTGCTGTACTTTATACTATCCTGCTTTTATTTTTTGTTGGAAAACAAAATACGACACTGGACAAAAAAAACTGGTTTAAATCAATACCATTTATTGCAACAATACTTTTTATTGCACATCCAATTCATACTGAGGTTATTGCAAACATAAAAGGTAGAGATGAGATTTTGTCATTGTTGTTGTCTCTTTTAACATTGTTAATTTCCTTTCGTTATTTGGAAACTAAGAAATTTAAGTTTTTGATTTATAGCTTTATTGTGTTTCTCCTGGCATTGCTTTCGAAGGAAAATACTATTACATTTTTTGCAATAATTCCATTTGCTATACATTTTTTTACTGAAACTCCACTAAAGAAGAATTTAATTACAATAGCTCCCATGCTAATTGCTACTATTATTTTCTTTTCAATTAGGCAATCGATTCTTAGTAGTGCTACAAATATGGAGGTTACCGAACTTATGAATAATCCTTTTATGGGTTCGACTTTCGCAGAAAAGTATGCAACAATAATTTATACACTTGGGCTATATCTAAAACTTTTAATATTTCCACATCCTCTAACTTTCGATTATTATCCGTTTCATTTACCCTTTTTCGATTATATTGAAAATGGACAGAAACTATTGAATTGGACAGATTTTCGGGCAATTGTTTCGCTATTAGTTTATGCTGCATTAGGCTATCTTGCCATTTCAGGATTAAAAACTAAAAAGGTTGTTTCGTTTGGAATTTGGTATTATATAGCAACTCTTTCTATTGCTTCAAATATTTTATTTCCTATTGGTGTGTTTATGAATGAACGATTTGTTTATAGCTCTTCAATTGGATTTATTATTATTGTAGCTTATTTACTTGTCGAAAAACTTCCGAATATCATTAAAAGTCCAAATGTTTATAAAACAAGTATGATTGCATTTTTATCGCTTGTTTTTCTTTTATATTCAATAAAATCTATTACTCGAAATCGCGCCTGGAAAGACGATTTAACTCTTTTTACTACCGATGTAGAAGTTTCGTATCGCAGTGCAAAAAGCACAACTTCTGCCGGCGGAAAGCTTACTGAAGAAGCCCAAAAATATCCGATTACAAAAGATATGAATCCCAAACTGAAAGTTGAATATGAGCAAACTCGTAAAGAGATGTTAGAGCCGGCAATAAAATATTTAAATCAAGCAATTGATATTCACCCAACTTATGTTAATGCAATTCTTCTTCTCGGGAATGCTCACTATGAGTTGAACAAAAATTACGACTCGGCTCTTTTTTATTATGAAGAAATTTTGAGAATTAATCCAAATTACGACCTTGCTTACAAAAATGCAATAAACATCCTGTCGAAAAACGATGACACAGACTATTGTATTGGTGCGTATAAATCTATTTTGGAAATAAATTCAAAACTATTCGAAATAAACTATAATTTGGGTTCCCTTTACGGAAAAAAGAAAAATGATATTCCGAATTCGATAAAATATCTTGAAGCAGCCGTGAAAATAAGACCAAATAGTAGCGAAGCTAACAAAGATCTTGGAGTGGCTTACGGTTTTGCCGGAAACTTTCAAAAATCAATCGAATATCTTGAAAAAGCTATACGAGTTGATCCGAACGATGCTCAATTGTATATTAATCTTGGAATAAACTACCGTCAAATAGGTCAAACTGAAAAGGCTCAGGAATGTTTTACAAAAGCCGGACAGTTAGATCCAAAATATCGACAATAA
- a CDS encoding serine/threonine protein phosphatase, protein MIWIIGDIHGMLDPLVRLVSAIKMKESTFGKKISKFIFLGDYIDHGPNSKQVIDYLLNIEHEKVFLAGNHEDMFLQFYNKTELFDKYLKDLFNKNGMRETIASFNPPDAIHKKLYYPKMFRFSKSDNFKPDDFSLPDIYFDFLNKLSYSHTEEIIYRNNFLKFAFVHAGLNRKFDVEQQLKIKNYSDFQKFLQESKTELANSMIWTRELAEKKIGEYIVVNGHSPTILNDKYLQEKNPYQKFGYPQLQFAENEVKIEKGKYFRYKVNSTLEDLISINIDTGAVYGAYLTAIGISENSFIDNEINVLQVAVGGNHRNRTDMREFFFQFLDK, encoded by the coding sequence ATGATTTGGATAATAGGAGATATTCATGGAATGCTTGATCCTCTTGTGAGGCTCGTTTCAGCAATAAAAATGAAGGAGTCAACCTTTGGGAAAAAAATTAGTAAATTTATTTTTCTTGGCGACTATATCGATCACGGCCCAAATTCAAAACAAGTAATAGATTATTTATTAAATATAGAACATGAAAAAGTATTTTTGGCTGGAAATCACGAAGATATGTTTCTTCAATTCTATAATAAAACAGAACTTTTCGATAAGTATCTAAAAGACTTGTTCAATAAAAACGGAATGCGTGAAACAATTGCCTCGTTCAACCCACCAGATGCAATTCATAAGAAATTATACTATCCAAAAATGTTTAGATTTTCGAAATCGGACAATTTCAAACCCGATGATTTCAGTCTCCCAGATATTTACTTCGATTTTTTGAACAAGCTGTCATATTCGCACACCGAAGAGATAATTTACAGAAACAACTTTTTGAAATTTGCATTTGTTCATGCAGGACTGAACAGAAAGTTTGATGTTGAGCAACAATTAAAAATTAAGAATTATTCCGACTTTCAAAAGTTTTTGCAAGAAAGTAAAACTGAACTTGCAAATTCGATGATTTGGACAAGAGAATTGGCAGAAAAAAAAATTGGTGAATACATTGTAGTCAATGGACATTCTCCAACCATACTGAACGACAAATATTTACAAGAAAAGAATCCCTATCAAAAGTTTGGATATCCTCAATTGCAATTTGCAGAAAATGAGGTAAAAATTGAAAAGGGTAAGTATTTTAGATACAAAGTAAATTCTACCCTCGAAGATTTGATTTCGATAAATATTGATACAGGTGCTGTTTATGGAGCATATCTGACAGCAATTGGAATTTCGGAAAATTCTTTCATCGATAACGAAATTAATGTTCTTCAGGTAGCCGTTGGTGGAAATCATAGAAATAGAACAGACATGCGAGAATTCTTTTTTCAATTTTTAGATAAATAA